A region from the Lytechinus variegatus isolate NC3 chromosome 6, Lvar_3.0, whole genome shotgun sequence genome encodes:
- the LOC121417694 gene encoding angiopoietin-related protein 1-like: MIGYQCNSPVDSSACYSDCQSAYDAGHRENGIYQVCFITSDGVHKGPYSVFCTNDYYFPFGWLVIQRRYDGSVSFERSWDDYKHGFGNLSTEFWLGNELIHELTSLVNYRLRIEMVHENGTTSHSKYQRFRVEDEGSGYRLHVLRYDGGDAGDAFGLHDGYSFSTIDRDNDQLPGNKSSCARLKGAGWYRGLYPDCGHVSFNMRRMENGTIGEWWTNGTMLQLRSFELKIRPVGRD, from the exons ATGATCGGTTATCAATGCAACTCTCCAGTGGACTCCTCtg CATGCTATTCTGATTGCCAATCTGCGTATGATGCAGGCCATCGTGAGAATGGCATCTATCAGGTCTGCTTCATCACATCAGACGGTGTACACAAAGGACCATACAGTGTATTCTGCACCAATGATTACTATTTTCCATTTGGATGGCTG GTGATTCAAAGACGCTATGATGGAAGCGTAAGCTTTGAACGATCATGGGATGATTATAAGCACGGCTTCGGCAACTTATCAACGGAGTTCTGGCTCGGCAACGAACTCATCCACGAACTTACGAGCCTGGTAAACTATCGTCTTCGCATAGAGATGGTGCACGAGAACGGGACAACCTCGCACTCGAAGTACCAGAGGTTCCGAGTCGAAGACGAGGGTAGTGGCTACCGGCTCCATGTTTTGCgatatgatggtggtgatgctg GTGATGCCTTTGGGCTGCACGATGGGTATTCCTTCAGCACGATAGATCGAGATAATGACCAGTTACCGGGGAATAAGAGTTCTTGTGCCCGACTGAAAGGGGCCGGGTGGTACCGTGGATTGTATCCAGATTGCGGCCATGTCAGCTTCAACATGAGACGAATGGAAAACGGAACGATCGGGGAATGGTGGACAAATGGAACGATGTTACAGTTGAGAAGCTTTGAGCTGAAGATAAGACCAGTCGGACGGGATTGA